In a genomic window of Shouchella clausii:
- the fur gene encoding ferric iron uptake transcriptional regulator, which produces MENRLERIKKQMHAQSYKLTPQREATVMVLLEHEEDHLSAEDVYLLVKEKAPEIGLATVYRTLELLTELNVVDKINFGDGVSRFDLRKEGANHFHHHLVCIECGAVDEITEDLLGDVEAVVERDFSFKIKDHRLTFHGICYRCQEQPSKEQNGQGSKQLNEQM; this is translated from the coding sequence ATGGAAAATCGATTAGAGCGGATTAAAAAGCAAATGCATGCTCAGAGCTATAAATTAACGCCTCAGCGCGAAGCGACAGTAATGGTTTTACTTGAACATGAAGAAGACCATTTAAGTGCTGAGGACGTCTACCTCCTTGTTAAAGAAAAAGCGCCTGAGATTGGTTTGGCGACGGTTTACCGCACACTAGAACTATTGACAGAACTCAATGTAGTTGACAAAATCAACTTCGGTGATGGCGTTTCCCGTTTTGACTTGCGCAAAGAGGGAGCGAATCATTTTCATCATCATCTTGTCTGCATTGAGTGTGGCGCAGTTGATGAAATTACTGAGGATTTGCTTGGTGATGTCGAAGCGGTGGTAGAACGGGATTTTTCCTTTAAAATCAAAGATCATCGGTTAACGTTCCACGGAATATGCTATCGTTGTCAAGAACAGCCTAGTAAAGAACAGAATGGCCAGGGCAGCAAACAATTAAATGAGCAAATGTAA
- a CDS encoding YqzK family protein, which produces MAKSLLQMAKAAILFTLCTTIFYYGILWVSHEFSEYHKYDEPEGKALKVMSMNVGESDLSIDERIKRFLWMGE; this is translated from the coding sequence ATGGCAAAGTCCTTATTGCAGATGGCGAAGGCGGCGATCCTGTTTACGTTGTGCACGACCATCTTTTATTATGGTATTCTATGGGTGAGCCATGAATTTAGCGAGTACCATAAGTATGATGAGCCTGAAGGAAAAGCGTTAAAAGTAATGAGCATGAATGTTGGCGAATCAGACTTATCAATCGACGAGCGGATAAAAAGGTTCTTATGGATGGGAGAATAA
- the spoIIM gene encoding stage II sporulation protein M, with amino-acid sequence MNNPNRVYEAIARHVENNRSIYIFTIVLFLIGVVFGAIVVNSLSLSQRHDLFTYLSQFFDEMKNGSVVTSPSELFVHSFTHYGKYIGLMWILGISLIGLPAIFVLIFVKGLVIGFTVGFLVNQMGAQGFLLAFVSVLPQNVVLVPAFIIVGTASVSFCLRLIKQTFAKGLKEPIFPPFFRYTTLVLIVGAFVTVASVFEAYVSPLLMKWVLASF; translated from the coding sequence ATGAACAATCCAAACCGTGTCTATGAAGCGATTGCTAGACATGTAGAAAACAACCGGTCGATTTATATTTTTACAATTGTTTTATTTTTAATTGGCGTTGTTTTCGGCGCAATTGTCGTCAACAGCCTTAGTTTGTCGCAGCGGCACGACTTGTTTACATATTTAAGTCAATTTTTTGATGAAATGAAAAATGGGTCTGTGGTCACATCGCCAAGCGAGCTGTTTGTCCACAGTTTTACCCATTATGGCAAATATATCGGTTTAATGTGGATCCTTGGCATCTCATTAATTGGATTGCCGGCGATCTTTGTGCTTATTTTTGTCAAAGGCCTCGTTATTGGCTTTACGGTCGGGTTTTTGGTGAATCAAATGGGCGCACAAGGATTTCTGCTTGCGTTTGTGTCCGTCTTGCCACAGAATGTGGTGTTAGTTCCTGCCTTTATAATCGTTGGCACAGCGAGTGTGTCATTTTGCTTGCGTTTAATCAAGCAAACATTTGCCAAAGGTCTAAAGGAGCCGATTTTTCCTCCTTTTTTCCGGTACACGACACTCGTTTTAATTGTTGGCGCATTTGTTACAGTCGCTTCTGTGTTTGAAGCGTACGTATCGCCACTATTAATGAAATGGGTCTTGGCCTCTTTTTAG
- the xerD gene encoding site-specific tyrosine recombinase XerD — protein MEHDIQEFIHFIKVEKGLSPNTIESYARDLKQYGAYLKERGIEQFANVDRATLQHYLYTLKEIGKSSATIARNVTTLRALHQFLYREKWTDHDPTLWIETPRIDKKLPGVLSIEEVDALLAAPDSSTPFGVRNKAMLELLYASGMRVTELISLGLDDVHLSMGFVRVVGKGNKERIVPLGKEATKALNTYLERGRRALLKHERHDKLFVNHHGRPISRQGFWKIMKQLAKTANIKKDFSPHTLRHSFATHLLENGADLRSVQEMLGHADLSTTQIYTHVTKTRMKDVYSRYHPRA, from the coding sequence ATGGAACACGATATTCAAGAGTTTATCCATTTTATTAAAGTGGAAAAAGGGCTGTCGCCAAATACAATTGAGTCGTATGCTAGGGACTTAAAGCAATATGGCGCCTATTTAAAGGAACGAGGGATCGAACAATTTGCCAATGTGGACAGGGCGACGTTGCAGCATTATTTATATACGCTAAAGGAAATAGGCAAGTCTTCAGCGACGATTGCAAGGAACGTCACAACGCTTCGAGCGCTGCATCAGTTTTTGTACCGTGAAAAATGGACAGACCATGACCCGACATTATGGATCGAGACGCCGCGCATTGATAAAAAACTGCCAGGTGTTTTATCCATTGAGGAAGTTGATGCACTGCTAGCTGCACCAGATTCATCTACGCCGTTTGGTGTGCGCAATAAAGCAATGCTAGAGCTTCTCTATGCATCTGGCATGCGTGTCACAGAATTGATTTCTCTTGGGCTCGATGACGTCCACTTGTCTATGGGATTTGTCCGTGTCGTCGGCAAAGGGAATAAAGAGCGGATCGTACCTTTAGGCAAAGAAGCGACCAAAGCGTTAAACACCTATTTAGAGCGGGGCAGACGTGCGTTGCTTAAGCATGAACGGCATGATAAATTGTTTGTCAATCACCATGGCCGCCCCATTAGCAGGCAAGGGTTTTGGAAAATCATGAAGCAACTAGCAAAAACGGCGAACATAAAAAAAGACTTTAGCCCACATACGCTTCGCCATTCTTTTGCGACGCATTTGCTTGAAAATGGGGCTGATTTGCGTTCTGTCCAAGAAATGCTCGGCCATGCCGATTTGTCGACAACCCAAATATATACACATGTAACAAAAACGCGCATGAAAGATGTTTATTCTCGCTACCATCCTCGCGCTTAA
- a CDS encoding NUDIX domain-containing protein → MKELTEQTIAKQTIHKGKLIQLDVEDVKLPDGTVAKRELVRHPGAVAVVAITEDGKIVLVEQYRKALEKAIIEIPAGKIEPGEAPEKTARRELVEETGYQAESLTLITSFYTSPGFADELVYVYEATGLKKGDQHLDEGEFVRVLELTETECDRLEQEERIHDAKTSYALQYWKLKNRR, encoded by the coding sequence ATGAAAGAATTGACTGAACAAACAATTGCTAAGCAAACGATTCATAAAGGAAAATTGATTCAGCTTGATGTAGAGGACGTCAAACTTCCAGACGGTACCGTCGCAAAGCGGGAGTTGGTGCGCCATCCAGGCGCAGTAGCTGTAGTCGCCATTACCGAAGATGGCAAAATCGTGCTAGTAGAGCAATACCGTAAAGCACTCGAAAAGGCGATTATTGAAATCCCAGCAGGAAAAATTGAACCTGGTGAAGCGCCTGAAAAAACGGCTAGACGTGAACTGGTTGAGGAAACAGGCTACCAAGCCGAGTCACTCACATTGATCACGTCATTTTATACATCGCCAGGCTTTGCAGACGAGCTTGTATACGTATATGAAGCAACAGGGTTAAAAAAAGGCGACCAACACCTTGATGAGGGGGAATTCGTCCGTGTGCTCGAGTTGACCGAAACGGAGTGTGACCGGCTTGAGCAAGAAGAACGGATTCATGATGCGAAAACAAGTTATGCTTTGCAATACTGGAAATTAAAAAATCGCCGCTAA